The region TTGGGTGCTGTATAGGTTCTAGTAATTTAGatgatataataatatacatgtatttgtatttccGGAATTATGAAACAGAGGTATAGTTTGTGAGTGTAATAGTGGAGGTTTAAGGTACATTTTatgtttgttcattttttttttggtgggggaggGGCTTTAACGTGATCCAATGATACCTCTCTCTTGCCTTCACTTTCCACCTTCTTTCTCCCTGCCTTtctgtctccctctctccctcctcaCCCCTCCCCtttctgaaaaaatatatatttacgtGACCAAGAATTCATGCCTATTTTTGTCTGTTTTGTTCGTCTCGTAACTAAAAttcagtcatttttttctttgtgtctAGACAGAGAGAATAAGGGAGTAAGGAGGTAAGAAAAATATGGAATGTATGAAATACACAGATCtctgtgcaaattgatttccaTAATTATTTATGTCATTCAATCACTGAGTCATATATTATATTTACTGtactttttctgttttttttttctttagtgcCTATCATTGATTGACCCATTCAGCCTTGCTGCtggtcaataaaaaaatgaaacaaataatcaaAGATGATGATAGTTGTTGTGAGATATTGGTAGAGgttgaaattatttaaaacacAGTGTTAAATTAACAAATCAACTTTGATGACGATGAGAATAATGATTCTATATCTACTGTAGATAGCATCGTACAAATTAAAATTAACCGAAAGTTTTATTCTCTTGATTAACCAGAAACGACATCAAGATCCAATCACCCTTTTACATAGAAATGTTAGTTCTAGTAAACCATTCTCAAAAATTATGCATACCATTTGTCCATATGAGTATCACCAGGGTCACTTGATTTGGGGAGCGTCAAGCAAACTAAGATCTAGAGATGACGTCATTATTTAAATCAATAACAGAAGGGTATATTTTAGAAATACGCTAGCTAGACCTTTTATTTTGATAcacttctttcctttcttctgtttttctcttttcactACTTGAAAATTATAGggtcgaccccccccccctcagccGAAGTATTGGTTCGAATGAAGTCAATTAAGGTATAAGAAGCGACTGCAGCAGATAATGTGAGGTCTATTTATGTTGGGATCCTATTTGTGATAAATATTGCAAGTACCATCAGgtgtaaaatatgttttgtgttcacattgtgttgaCGTTTTGCTAGAACATactcactagcgtacctacggaggggggcagtctgccccccccccccgacgagtcacaactcatgcaaaggacgtatccctgcccccacCCCGACaagcttgaaagaccttttttgtCACTTTTTTCTGATACAATATcctttgtgattgaagaccttttttttgccccccccccccagtggaAAATattaggtacgccactgaccaTATACTTATACGAAAATAGATTACGCCGACATCAGTCATAAACGGATtctaatcaatcaatcaatttatatTAACAAAAGACAGGGACACATTCTATATCATTCTCTATTAATGGGTTTTAATTGAGATCTTTTAAGATCCGTAAGTAGCAAATATGAAGTTCATATTTCTCCATCATAAATCCATGTCCTTAGTCCGCAATCTACAACCTTTACTGGTTGGCATTTCCATTCTAATAATATATCTTACATTTACTATAACCAATCCGTCatttcattcactttttttctttgtcttcctcTCCCTTTCAATCTGTCTCTCTCGCTCATTCCcttacacacgcacacacccttACACACGCACactagctctctctctctcttcctttcaaTTAGACTTCTCAAACCTCAATCTGTGTCCAAACATCTATACATTATATCTTCACAACTATGCATCCGTTCTTTATAATGCCCTCTTAAAGTTCAAACAGGAATTCGTATATTCAAATTTACAGTATGTCATCCCAAACAACATGCATGGTTAGGATCATCAATTATAACCAATATCAAAACGATAAGCGTGTGTTATTAGTCGTCAGAATTTAAACTGATGAATTTAGAGCtaaaaatcatatcaaacaaattTGGCAAGAAACCGGAGAGCAGATAATGGCAGACGAGTGCCATCGTTACAGCATGGAGCTATAAAACACTTTAACATCGACtacaatatcatttttatgttaatttatttcaaaaataccAGGGCTCCATAATAACCCAGAGACTGACAATATCATACGTATACAGTCATGTTTACTTCAAACATTAGTCAATAACACCCTTTTGACATTCGTTTAAAAAGGGAatttgcattaaatatgaatgacattttaaaaccagtatttgaaatatatcttaatcCATTTTTTTCCTGATATTAGATTGTGCATTGAGAACAAATATAGGAGATTGTCAGTCTCTGactaattattcatttatcaactctcaaatatttttaaagaataacaCACGATGAATACAAAGCcttaaattaagaaaataaattaacatGTAAACTATCTCGGAACATGGAATTTATAAAGAAGTTTGAAAAGATAAAGATTTCGATAAATTTATACCTCTGGCTTTGAAAGTGGAAGGTCTTTCATTCAAGCTGCGGGTCGTCTAtctttgtgtgtgataaatactACACGTTGTTAGCAGTGTTATTATAATATTGTTGTCAAAAGGCCAAGTGCACGCAAGACTAGGTAATTAATGACTGTCATCCTTTTACGATGCATCAAAGGAAATTGTCATGGTCCTAGATGATTTTAttattgaatcaataaagattaCTCATTTATTATAAATTCAAACTGTACTTTTTAACATggtctaattaaaaaaaagacgaGAATCTCCTTATTGATATAGTCTGATATCaataaagcaaaagaaaaacgaaCCAAACAAGGCATGGTGATGCAGACTGTACAGCACTCCGTGTTCTTAGAATACAATACAACAAATAACACTGGTTCTATAAACAAAACATGGCAATCTAATCTGAGCGTAATTAGAAGGAAAATGTTAATGTGCATATCCTTATTCATGCTGAAGCAGGATGGTTTGATATTTGTTTCCCACTTCATGTAATTATACTTAAAACGGCTTTTTATctacttttcatgattttctatTCGTTGAAGACTATTCATTTTTGCGCTTTGTACCTTTCCAAGATGAGATTATAgaaattttattgtcattattattcattgaatTATTTTAACCAATTTAATTTACCTTCCATCATGACTTAAAGATTTCCTTATTGTTTAAAGATGGAGCGATTTCTACACTTTCATTCATATCATAAACGTTGCACCTCTTCCCAAACTCCCGGCCATAAATCATTATCCATTCACTATCTATCATCGTTTCATATTCGTCCAGTCTTCATGGTCCATCGAGCCGTTCTCTCTCACTATtcccatcatcattatcaaactCTTTATTTACAGAATCCATTTCTCCAAAAACTTACTTGTCACAATACCTATATTAATACATTCTTTACATTTCAATGACAACGAAACAAAATCATGTTGCCTATATGGCGTCATTTTGGGGATAAAGTCATTCACATTTGTCTCATTTTTTCACTTGCGGCGACATTTTATGTCTCagtccaaaaatgaaaataatacgaaCTCCGGGTGGTAAAGGACATCCCATAATCAGTACTAAAATCGATGTATGACGTCATCCTCTGTATATACGTCATTACACCAAAATACGAAGCAGTCACGTGATCTGGTCCAATTGGAACTGTACACAATGAAAGCActataaaaacaattccatcTGCAAGCGATATATACATGAAAACATGACAAGAGCTTATTTCCTTAAAACTCCGAAAATCATAATATTCTGTAATGTCAATGTTCTACAGTTCTCCATACCCTGACCACAAGCTAATTTCAATGCCGTCTTTTCAAAATGGCGCAATTCCAAAATTATGCACGGTCAAAATGGCGTCCATGTTTGACTGCAGCAAGCTGCATGGTGTTAAGTCGCGTTGTATAGaacaaaagtaatattttgACCAGTCGGTTTCTATGAAATGACGGCTCTCATGATGTTGTAGATGGCAACCAAAAGACAGTTCAACATGCGGCAATATCCAAGATGGCGTCGCTACATCATTGGCTGTGTGTAATTTCTCCTTGGGTCAATACCACCCATCATGGTCATCGCGGACGGATCGTAAGGGAACTGACCATTCGTTCGGCCCATGTATGACGTCAAACCGTTCGCGCAATAACGAGAGTCCCGCATGTATGAAGTCATATCTCGCGTATACGGCGTCGGTCTTGTGTTGGGGCGAAAATAACAACTACCATAGTTGTACTGACTGTCTGTGGTAGGGTAGCTGGAGTAGGTGCTGTCACCCGTGATCGTGCCGTTGGTCATCGAGCACGGAGGCGCTGCTAGGTCAGGAAAACCAGTTGCGTTTGGGTTGATGAGAGCTCCTGTGTTGGCTAAAGCAGGAGTGCCATTGTCGGTGGAAGCAATGGGTGGAGTGTTGGCGTTACCCACGGACGGTGTGACCTGTTGCTGTTTCTCAGGGTCTGCTAGACGATGAAAAAAAGAACGATACAAAGTTCAGCATCATAAATCATCAGACATCACTCTTGAACTTGAACTGGACTCAAACTTACACTTTATCATCAAATAACAAACATacgaaaaatgtattataacaAAACGCAAACTGTCTCAAGGACAACATGAAATAACTTATTTAAGTTTGACATATCCTTTACGCTTGCTAGGGTAGAGAAGATACATTCAGTAGGCCTACTGGTtcgaaatgtttgtttttctaGTTTGTTTCAAGTCTTATCCACAACTAAGATGtaactctctctttctctctttggtCGATCATGCTTTTAAAGAACCCACAACGCCTGAGCTTCTAATATCATTATACTTTGGCTTCAATGAGTTAtaacaattacaaaatacagaaagaatttgattttgaaagaaacaaaaacattcCATGGCAACCACCATATAAAGGAAGTATGGTAAcataaaaataaccaaaagaaaatttatttagataggAATAAGATATCTTACTTATGTCGTTTTGATGTTGGGATCTTTGTACCGGACGACTCCTTGTGATACCAACAATTTGTAGCGAGCTTGGACGGTGGTGGTTACGGGCTCGTGGCCCATTGCCATGTGGCAGTATCTCGATGATGCTGCAGAAAtatgagaaagaacaaatcactGATAAATTACAGTAGagtaatggaaaaaaaattgagtcttGAACTATCCAGTCAAAGAGCTTAACTATTTGAGTAAGTGTAAATCAAAGTAAATTCAAATATTACGCACCATCTGATTGTGCCTTTAGAATAAACCTTATTCCACAAGGTAATTTGTTGAATTGAATGTGCATAATGGCCATTTTtcataaacaaatcaaaatataaaattaaggTTTTGCATACAATGGAAAATTTATTCTACGCTGCCAATTTTGGATTAGAACCAAAATTCgaaaaacaaattaacagaAACGCACAAACATACCCATCCTCACAACATACAGGTACACACTGACACACAATTAAGGTAAATAGGCATAACCTTTATAAACATAATAATCAATTCTTGACAACTcgaatttttatttaaaaatattgcgTTGAAAAAAACCCAAACTAAACATTCAACATGAAATGAGGGAGTACCGAaaacaaataggcctacatatacaGACGAACTAGCTTGCTTGAAATGCCTTGCATTTTATGCCTACTTAGTTTGTTTTGTCGGGGACctgattcctttttttctttagctAATTTTAATTGTAAATGTACACATAACATTCCCTcatcaaagaaaaaatacttcaGATTTAATAAGACGTAAAAAACGGGGGCATTTTCCCagacttttccttttttaaagaaatggaaGCTCATATATCATTTAGTAAAAAAGGTATGATGCCTCCTAATTCGTAAATAGAGTTGATGTATGATTCTAGACCAGTTTGTGCAACACTCGTCTGACACTATGACGAATCACGTGTCGTTCATGAATGGTGCAACGGAGGGGTGATAATTACTTATACCAACATCACAGAGCTTCCCCGTGGGGGTAATACGGGAAACATGATCTGTCACCAGTCTTTTGGTATGGTGTCTTGGGAAATGCGAGGAAAAAATACGAACTTATACCATGTTTCATTGTGGGATAGCATTATCTTGTTATAAGCTGATAAGCGGACATACTCTAAgtaaatacaaattaatatgaggaaattcagaagaaaaaatattgtgtaaactAATGAAAATGAGTAGAAATGATCCATTAATTATGATCCACAGTGCAAAATATCGTAAGGTCTTTATAAATTTCAATCGGACCCatgcaatataaatataaaaacgcatgtaaaatgaaaaagaaaatctatAAATGCATATGAAAGCAATATTAATTCCACTAGTATATTATTCTATCGGGTAATTCTTGTAAACTATAATGCGAATAGCTTATTAagtatcatcataatcattctaATCTAGGCTATTATGAACTCTGCCAGATAGAATAATAAACATGGAAACATAACAGATTGTAATATGGTAATGATTTTACTGTTAAGTGTGAGTTGGTTAAAATTATAATGGATTGAAAAAGAATAATGGGAAATAATTTACCGGGGGCAGCTGTTCTTGTAGTTGGATGTAGCTACCCCCAGATCTCGGCACGGGGTATAACTGAAAATAATCAAACCAAAAAACAGCCATTTGATAAAAGAACTAATAACGATCATAACAAATTATATAATTACGACATATAAATCATAAATGcttgaaaatataaaaggaCTTGCGATGGGTAGGAATATTTGGCAATGTGGTCTGAATATCACACAAATCAATTGCATAAAAGATACAAAC is a window of Lytechinus variegatus isolate NC3 chromosome 2, Lvar_3.0, whole genome shotgun sequence DNA encoding:
- the LOC121409219 gene encoding T-box transcription factor TBX1-B-like isoform X2: MFPTFQVKISGMDPMAEYILMMDFVPVDDKRYRYAFHSSSWLVAGKADPEMPGRIHVHPDSPARGAMWMKQIVSFDKLKLTNNLLDDNGHIILNSMHRYQPRFHVVHVSGRKDFENAPERDFKCFIFSETQFTAVTAYQNHRITQLKIASNPFAKGFRECDPDDCYTPCRDLGVATSNYKNSCPRIIEILPHGNGPRARNHHRPSSLQIVGITRSRPVQRSQHQNDINPEKQQQVTPSVGNANTPPIASTDNGTPALANTGALINPNATGFPDLAAPPCSMTNGTITGDSTYSSYPTTDSQYNYGSCYFRPNTRPTPYTRDMTSYMRDSRYCANGLTSYMGRTNGQFPYDPSAMTMMGGIDPRRNYTQPMM
- the LOC121409219 gene encoding T-box transcription factor TBX1-B-like isoform X1 — its product is MFPTFQVKISGMDPMAEYILMMDFVPVDDKRYRYAFHSSSWLVAGKADPEMPGRIHVHPDSPARGAMWMKQIVSFDKLKLTNNLLDDNGHIILNSMHRYQPRFHVVHVSGRKDFENAPERDFKCFIFSETQFTAVTAYQNHRITQLKIASNPFAKGFRECDPDDCYTPCRDLGVATSNYKNSCPRIIEILPHGNGPRARNHHRPSSLQIVGITRSRPVQRSQHQNDITDPEKQQQVTPSVGNANTPPIASTDNGTPALANTGALINPNATGFPDLAAPPCSMTNGTITGDSTYSSYPTTDSQYNYGSCYFRPNTRPTPYTRDMTSYMRDSRYCANGLTSYMGRTNGQFPYDPSAMTMMGGIDPRRNYTQPMM
- the LOC121409219 gene encoding T-box transcription factor TBX1-B-like isoform X3, whose amino-acid sequence is MFPTFQVKISGMDPMAEYILMMDFVPVDDKRYRYAFHSSSWLVAGKADPEMPGRIHVHPDSPARGAMWMKQIVSFDKLKLTNNLLDDNGHIILNSMHRYQPRFHVVHVSGRKDFENAPERDFKCFIFSETQFTAVTAYQNHRITQLKIASNPFAKGFRECDPDDCIIEILPHGNGPRARNHHRPSSLQIVGITRSRPVQRSQHQNDITDPEKQQQVTPSVGNANTPPIASTDNGTPALANTGALINPNATGFPDLAAPPCSMTNGTITGDSTYSSYPTTDSQYNYGSCYFRPNTRPTPYTRDMTSYMRDSRYCANGLTSYMGRTNGQFPYDPSAMTMMGGIDPRRNYTQPMM